A region of Paralichthys olivaceus isolate ysfri-2021 chromosome 24, ASM2471397v2, whole genome shotgun sequence DNA encodes the following proteins:
- the arl13b gene encoding ADP-ribosylation factor-like protein 13B isoform X2, whose product MDPFIKWLQDVIYYCGAVTLNILDRKVTLVMVGLDNAGKTATVRGIQGDNPHDVAPTVGFSKVDLKQGKFEVTIFDLGGGKRIRGIWKNYYSESHGVVFVVDSSDVQRIQETRETMAEVLQHPRIAGKPVLVLANKQDRDGALAEADIIENLSLEKLVNENKCLCQIEPCSAVLGYGNKVDKSIKKGLNWLLSNIAKDYEAITERVQKDTAEQRAQEEQDKKERAERVRRIREERERQEQEEAEREGRPIQEEELDDENIPSPFQPINNYISENEDKEKERRRQKELQEGRSKSPNAEGDQEEEECEEADEEEPEESRQASESASSATIGEQSKKKKLFLKRKHRVDPLRTEEGPKESLAPLAPPVGWATPKVSRLPKLEPLGDSKQSDFFKKPLPPVAIRLQPNGDAHDIIF is encoded by the exons ATGGATCCTTTCATAAAGTGGCTCCAGGATGTAATATATTATTGTGGAGCTGTAACGCTAAATATTTTGGACAG GAAAGTGACTCTGGTGATGGTGGGATTGGATAATGCAGGGAAGACTGCCACAGTGCGAGGGATCCAAGGAG ataatcctcatgatgtggCTCCAACAGTCGGGTTTTCCAAGGTCGACCTGAAGCAGGGCAAGTTCGAGGTGACAATCTTCGACCTGGGTGGCGGGAAGAGGATCCGAGGCATCTGGAAGAACTACTACTCAGAGTCGCATGGCGTGGTGTTCGTGGTCGACTCCAGCGACGTCCAGCGGATCCAGGAGACAAGGGAGACCATGGCCGAGGTCCTTCAGCACCCGCGCATCGCTGGCAAACCTGTGCTAGT GCTGGCAAACAAACAGGACCGGGACGGAGCGCTGGCTGAAGCCGACATCATTGAGAACCTGTCATTAGAGAAGCTTGTCAACGAGAACAAGTGTCTCTGTCAGATC GAGCCATGCTCTGCAGTCCTGGGTTATGGCAATAAGGTGGACAAGTCCATCAAGAAGGGCCTGAACTGGCTCCTCAGCAACATCGCCAAAGACTATGAGGCCATAACTGAGCGAGTGCAGAAGGACACGGCCGAGCAGCGCgcacaggaggagcaggacaAGAAGGAGCGGGCGGAGAGGGTGCGGCGGATACGAGAAGAAAG AGAACgacaggagcaggaagaggCAGAACGAGAAGGCCGGCCAatccaggaggaggagcttgATGATGAAAACATTCCCAGCCCCTTCCAGCCAATCAACAACTACATCTCTGAG AATGAggataaagaaaaggaaaggaggCGGCaaaaggagctgcaggagggcaGGAGTAAAAGCCCAAACGCGGAGGGTgatcaagaggaagaggagtgtgaAGAGGCTGATGAGGAAGAGCCGGAGGAATCAAGACAAGCGTCAGAAAGCGCAAGTTCAG CCACAATAGGCGAGCaaagcaagaagaagaagctcttCCTGAAGAGGAAGCACCGCGTGGACCCCCTGAGGACGGAGGAAGGGCCGAAGGAGAGCCTCGCCCCGCTGGCTCCTccag tggGATGGGCCACACCCAAAGTTTCTAGGCTGCCAAAACTAGAGCCGCTGGGGGACTCGAAGCAATCTG ACTTTTTCAAGAAGCCTCTCCCGCCTGTTGCGATCAGGCTGCAGCCTAACGGTGACGCTCATGACATCATTTTCTAA